The Daphnia magna isolate NIES linkage group LG3, ASM2063170v1.1, whole genome shotgun sequence genomic interval CTGAGCCATACAATGGTTTTGGTGGCCTCACAGGCAGCAATGTACTCAGATTCCGTGGTGGAGAGAACTGTACAGGACTGTTTCTTGCTGAACCAGGATACGGGACCGCCGTTGAAAAAGAATATGCCGCCCGACGTTGACCGATAGTCGTTTTTGTCTCCTGCGTAATCGGCGTCCGTGAATCCGACGAGCCCGCTTCGGTTTCCACCAAGCCAGATGCCGTAGTCTGCAGTCCCTTTCAGATATGCAAATATTTGGACGACCGCGTCCCAGTGAGATGGGTCGGGGTTTTGGCAATACTTCGACACTTGGCCAACGGCGTAACAGATATCTGGGCGCGTCATGAGTCCAACGTAGAGAAGAGCGCCTACGGCTTAACGATACGGATATGGAGAAGCAGTAGTCATCTCTCCCTCGCTCTTCGGGCGTTTTCTCGTGACTAGATGTGTAGATGGATCGGCTGGTATACTTCTGGGGAGAAGGGATGACATTCCAAAGCGTTGACATAGCTTTATGATCATGTGGGtttgagagagaaaaattcttttagTTGATCGGTCACGAGTGATGTTCAGGCCAATGTAACGGGTTGCAGGTACCGAGTTGACAGTGAAGTTGTTGCTAAGGTGTGTGCCTATTTGTATAAGTATATTTTTATTAGTGCTGGCAGCAAAACTGTCATCTACATGGGCAATCACTATTGTGAACTCGTCAGGGGTTCTTCTGAGGTAGATGCATTTGTCCGCAGTACAATTCTTTAATCCAAATTTGCATAGGACGCTGTTCAGCTTGTTGAACCATAATCTGGGCGCCTGTCTGAGTCCGTAGAGAGATTTTACGAGTAGGCAGACGTAGTCTTCTTTCCCTTCGACGACAAATCCTTCTGGTTGCCTCATGTATATCGGTTTGTCTAGGGTGGCGTATAAGAAAGCTGTCTTGATGTCGAACTGGATGACTTCCATGTCACGTGATGCTATCTCGCAGAAACAGGCCTTTACCGCTTCGTGGTGTGGAACGG includes:
- the LOC123470622 gene encoding secreted RxLR effector protein 161-like: MTRPDICYAVGQVSKYCQNPDPSHWDAVVQIFAYLKGTADYGIWLGGNRSGLVGFTDADYAGDKNDYRSTSGGIFFFNGGPVSWFSKKQSCTVLSTTESEYIAACEATKTIVWLSCLLEDFTGVEQQKIPLYCDNQEAVRLTYNAEFHQRTKHVLTRYHYIRQKVSEGKIEVKYIPTNDQLADILTKALPSPKFTMMREKIGVGKSPN